A region from the Desulfoglaeba alkanexedens ALDC genome encodes:
- a CDS encoding acetyl-CoA carboxylase biotin carboxylase subunit has translation MFKKILVANRGEIAIRIIRSARELGIKTVAVYEETDKTAQHIMKADEAVCIGSGPRKDYLSVDRIIQAARATGSEAVHPGYGFLAENPLFAKECTDAGLAFVGPPAQVIIDMGSKVVARSLMTEAGVPVIPGSSVLAEGERGEGEALAFAERYGFPVMIKAVAGGGGRGIRPAKSRDELIKGLKMARSEARMAFGNDAIYLEKALVRARHVEVQILADNHGNVIHLGTRNCSIQRRHQKMIEIAPAGLPKLVIERICQDAVTAARKTGYVSAGTVEFLVDHDDQYYFLEVNTRIQVEHTVTEMITGIDIVREQIRVAAGSELSLRQEDVQLRGYAIELRINAEDPKNHFMASPGIIQVYQAPGGHGIRLDGAIYQGYEIPQYYDSMLVKLTVYGFSWREAVDRLRRALNGFNIVGVQTTIPFYRQIVDDPDFIDQRFDTSYIETHPHLLEYEEAVPDMERLARLVAEINSYGFNPYAEPR, from the coding sequence ATGTTCAAAAAGATCCTGGTGGCCAATCGCGGCGAAATCGCCATCCGCATCATTCGTTCGGCTCGGGAACTGGGCATTAAAACGGTCGCCGTATATGAAGAAACCGACAAAACGGCGCAGCACATCATGAAGGCGGACGAAGCGGTCTGCATCGGCTCAGGTCCTCGAAAGGACTACCTGAGCGTCGACCGGATCATCCAGGCGGCCCGAGCCACCGGGTCGGAAGCGGTCCACCCGGGCTACGGATTTCTCGCCGAAAACCCTCTTTTCGCCAAGGAATGCACGGACGCCGGGCTCGCCTTCGTGGGGCCCCCTGCCCAGGTGATCATTGACATGGGAAGCAAGGTGGTGGCCCGCAGCCTGATGACGGAAGCGGGAGTTCCGGTGATTCCCGGTTCTTCGGTGCTGGCGGAAGGCGAGCGCGGGGAAGGGGAGGCACTGGCATTTGCCGAAAGGTACGGTTTCCCTGTGATGATCAAGGCGGTGGCTGGGGGTGGAGGGCGCGGCATCCGCCCGGCGAAGTCACGCGACGAGCTGATCAAGGGCCTCAAGATGGCTCGAAGCGAAGCGCGCATGGCCTTCGGAAATGACGCTATTTATCTGGAAAAGGCTCTGGTACGCGCCCGGCACGTCGAAGTGCAGATCCTGGCCGACAACCACGGAAACGTGATCCATCTGGGGACTCGAAACTGCTCGATCCAAAGGCGCCATCAGAAGATGATCGAAATCGCTCCGGCAGGCCTGCCGAAGCTGGTCATCGAAAGAATCTGCCAGGATGCGGTGACGGCGGCTCGAAAGACCGGGTACGTGAGTGCGGGGACGGTGGAATTCCTGGTGGACCACGATGATCAGTACTACTTTCTGGAAGTGAACACTCGGATCCAGGTGGAACACACTGTGACGGAAATGATCACCGGGATCGATATCGTTCGGGAGCAGATTCGGGTGGCGGCGGGGAGCGAGCTTTCGCTGAGGCAGGAGGATGTCCAGCTGCGCGGTTACGCTATCGAGTTGCGGATCAACGCGGAAGACCCCAAAAACCATTTCATGGCCAGTCCGGGGATCATCCAAGTCTATCAGGCTCCCGGCGGCCACGGCATCCGGCTCGACGGCGCCATCTACCAGGGCTACGAAATCCCGCAGTATTACGATTCCATGCTGGTCAAGCTCACCGTGTACGGTTTCAGCTGGCGCGAAGCGGTGGATCGGCTGCGGCGGGCGTTGAACGGGTTTAACATCGTGGGGGTCCAGACCACCATCCCGTTCTACCGGCAGATTGTGGATGATCCGGATTTCATCGATCAGCGTTTCGACACGTCTTACATTGAAACGCACCCGCACCTGTTGGAATACGAAGAGGCGGTGCCCGATATGGAACGGCTGGCTCGACTTGTGGCCGAAATCAACAGCTACGGCTTCAACCCGTACGCGGAACCCCGCTGA
- a CDS encoding DUF5658 family protein, whose amino-acid sequence MERRSGKDRRARPTSPLSLASLMGRRRHARRREDRTVYVYVDRYGWRSVFAVVSTLILCIADAFLTLTLLQRGAMEANPVMDFFIGLGPLPFLLVKYILTAFGLGTLLIHKNLAIFRGRLPVKTLLLALPVLYGILIAYELFLATFV is encoded by the coding sequence GTGGAACGACGATCGGGAAAGGATCGGCGTGCGCGGCCGACGTCGCCTCTGAGTCTCGCCAGCCTCATGGGGCGAAGGAGGCATGCCCGCCGCCGGGAAGACCGCACGGTGTATGTCTACGTGGACCGATACGGGTGGCGGTCGGTCTTCGCCGTCGTGTCCACGCTCATCCTCTGCATTGCGGACGCCTTCCTCACCCTCACCTTGCTTCAGCGTGGAGCCATGGAAGCCAATCCCGTAATGGACTTTTTCATCGGCCTGGGACCCCTCCCGTTTCTCCTCGTCAAATATATCCTGACGGCGTTCGGGCTCGGCACCCTTCTCATCCACAAGAACCTCGCCATCTTCCGCGGGAGGCTCCCCGTCAAAACGTTGCTCCTCGCCCTCCCCGTGCTCTACGGAATCCTCATCGCTTACGAACTCTTCCTCGCCACTTTCGTTTGA
- a CDS encoding lysylphosphatidylglycerol synthase transmembrane domain-containing protein, translating to MNFGRRRFWFAGLVGLALFAATLVQADLKSLRQGLAQVDPFWTGMALAAGALSYLCIAGVLAQLLKEMKHPLKFASVLRITLLACTLNHLMALGGLSGVAAKVYMLAQKKIPPSRTLSVSMVHGFLTNTVAVVMIYLGFFLLYSQYKMNRKEMGIGGVVLAVAFALTWITVKVIVDGRFRKKAWRISLRAYERVCLMIKKPHWLQRRRADAFFENFDESMNLFMADPRRLWGAASFAALDWIFMFLCLKGSFLAANHPVDNQTLLVGFAVGIFTGIFSITPASIGVMEGSMAGSFYLMGVDYESALLATLIYRFAYYILPLAVSIPLLRTLSPESTSRGAHEALPEGIKETKLPNV from the coding sequence ATGAACTTCGGCCGACGCAGATTCTGGTTCGCCGGCCTTGTCGGGCTTGCCCTGTTCGCCGCTACGCTTGTCCAGGCGGACTTGAAAAGCCTGAGACAAGGCCTCGCCCAGGTGGATCCCTTCTGGACCGGCATGGCGCTTGCCGCCGGTGCGTTGAGTTATCTCTGCATCGCCGGGGTCCTCGCCCAACTTCTCAAAGAAATGAAGCACCCTCTGAAATTCGCCTCCGTCCTCCGCATCACCCTCCTTGCCTGCACGCTCAACCACCTCATGGCCCTCGGCGGCTTGAGCGGTGTGGCCGCAAAGGTCTACATGCTGGCTCAGAAGAAAATTCCCCCCAGCCGCACCCTTTCCGTTTCCATGGTGCACGGGTTCTTGACCAATACGGTGGCCGTGGTGATGATCTACCTGGGGTTTTTCTTGCTTTACAGCCAGTACAAAATGAACCGCAAAGAGATGGGGATCGGGGGAGTAGTCCTGGCGGTTGCATTCGCGCTGACCTGGATCACCGTCAAGGTGATCGTGGATGGGCGTTTCCGGAAAAAAGCGTGGAGGATTTCGCTGCGGGCCTACGAGCGTGTCTGCCTCATGATAAAGAAACCCCACTGGCTGCAGCGGCGGCGGGCCGACGCGTTTTTCGAGAACTTCGATGAAAGCATGAACCTGTTCATGGCCGACCCCCGGAGGTTGTGGGGCGCGGCGTCCTTCGCCGCGCTGGATTGGATTTTCATGTTTCTTTGCCTCAAAGGGTCCTTCCTCGCAGCCAACCACCCGGTGGACAACCAAACCCTTCTGGTGGGATTCGCTGTGGGGATCTTCACGGGGATTTTTTCCATCACCCCGGCGTCCATCGGAGTCATGGAAGGTTCCATGGCGGGGTCCTTTTACCTCATGGGCGTGGACTACGAGAGCGCGCTCCTTGCGACCCTGATCTACCGCTTCGCTTACTATATTCTTCCGCTGGCTGTCAGCATCCCGCTCCTTCGGACCCTTTCCCCCGAATCCACTTCCCGCGGTGCCCATGAGGCGCTGCCCGAAGGCATCAAAGAGACGAAACTTCCCAATGTTTGA
- a CDS encoding tetratricopeptide repeat protein: MFDQEDKDRQQIGLWVRKAEESLMARHFIAAIHLYEKALADSRRVGASSLRARICRDLAYLYLHHGATEKAKGLIEEGLQQEADDPVVRLGLLSNAASVHIREKNYAEGLRALNRAVETFDRAYSGAEAAPFAVATSFAALYRLRRTLNRIVDLMASGINPERIQVDFQPAPPFWDGKS; encoded by the coding sequence ATGTTTGACCAAGAGGACAAAGACCGCCAACAGATCGGCCTGTGGGTTCGGAAGGCCGAGGAGTCCCTCATGGCCAGGCATTTCATCGCCGCCATACACTTGTACGAAAAGGCACTGGCCGATTCGCGCCGCGTCGGCGCATCTTCGCTTCGAGCCCGAATCTGCCGGGATCTCGCTTACCTTTACCTGCACCACGGCGCAACCGAAAAGGCCAAAGGACTCATCGAGGAAGGGCTGCAGCAGGAAGCGGACGATCCGGTGGTCCGACTGGGGTTACTCAGCAACGCCGCCTCCGTCCACATCCGCGAAAAGAACTATGCGGAGGGGCTTCGCGCACTGAACCGGGCCGTTGAAACCTTCGACCGGGCCTACAGTGGGGCTGAAGCGGCCCCTTTCGCCGTCGCGACGTCTTTTGCGGCCCTTTACCGGCTTCGCCGAACCCTCAACCGCATCGTGGATCTGATGGCTTCCGGCATCAACCCCGAACGGATCCAGGTCGATTTTCAGCCGGCGCCCCCTTTCTGGGACGGGAAATCCTGA
- a CDS encoding sirohydrochlorin cobaltochelatase translates to MPKVRAMRVTVCLAILMSMVCLFERTEALAKKHKECPAKKAVLLVAFGTSLPEAQKPYEIIEDRVRAAFPGVEVRWAYTSSIVRRKLAEEGAAVDSPETAMAGLMDDRFTHVAILSLHTIPGKEFHDLYQNARLFSLMAGGFQKVAVARPLLSSQQDMERVAAAMVNALPASRRPGDAVVFMGHGSAHHPADAIYGAMNALWQETDPDVYLATVDGHPPFERVLAKLKERKTTKAYLVPFMLVAGDHARNDMAGPGPDSWKSVLERENIQAEPVFVGTGEISGVVDVWLEHLQSAFDEL, encoded by the coding sequence ATGCCGAAGGTTCGTGCTATGCGGGTTACGGTGTGTTTGGCGATTCTGATGTCGATGGTCTGTCTTTTCGAAAGGACGGAAGCCCTGGCCAAAAAGCACAAGGAATGCCCGGCCAAGAAGGCCGTCCTGCTGGTGGCGTTTGGAACCAGTCTGCCCGAGGCTCAAAAACCCTATGAAATCATCGAAGATAGGGTGAGGGCCGCTTTCCCGGGGGTCGAGGTGCGTTGGGCTTATACGTCATCGATCGTTCGAAGGAAGCTCGCCGAAGAAGGCGCTGCCGTCGATTCCCCCGAAACGGCCATGGCCGGACTCATGGACGATCGGTTCACCCACGTGGCGATCCTGTCGCTCCACACGATCCCGGGCAAGGAATTCCACGACCTGTATCAGAACGCCCGACTCTTTTCGCTTATGGCCGGAGGCTTCCAGAAGGTCGCCGTGGCTCGCCCTCTGCTCTCTTCCCAGCAGGACATGGAGCGGGTGGCGGCGGCGATGGTGAACGCCTTGCCGGCGTCCCGCCGGCCCGGCGACGCGGTGGTGTTCATGGGCCATGGTTCGGCCCATCATCCCGCAGACGCCATCTACGGAGCCATGAACGCGCTCTGGCAGGAGACGGATCCCGACGTGTACCTGGCCACCGTGGACGGTCACCCGCCCTTCGAACGGGTGCTGGCGAAGCTCAAGGAGAGAAAGACGACCAAGGCCTACCTGGTTCCCTTTATGCTCGTTGCGGGAGATCACGCCCGGAACGACATGGCGGGACCCGGGCCGGACAGCTGGAAGAGCGTCCTGGAACGGGAAAACATCCAGGCGGAACCCGTCTTTGTGGGTACCGGGGAAATTTCCGGCGTGGTGGATGTCTGGCTGGAACACCTGCAAAGCGCCTTCGACGAGCTATGA
- a CDS encoding Slp family lipoprotein: MKMTHRAAGFFAVWILLSGFVSGCAPVISSSVREQAVLNLSLSEVQDAPHHYRGKVVIWSGRILKVENKPGGTWLEILEHPADSRGKPKDLNQSRGRFLAVDSRFLDGALFAPGRLVTVAGEITGYETRPMGEITYRYPVLRVLEIYLWPEERYYYYDPWYDYPPVWWHFYYGRDW, from the coding sequence ATGAAAATGACCCACCGTGCGGCAGGGTTCTTCGCAGTATGGATCCTTCTGTCGGGATTCGTTTCGGGCTGCGCTCCGGTGATTTCTTCTTCGGTGAGGGAGCAGGCGGTGCTCAACCTGAGCCTTTCCGAGGTGCAGGACGCTCCCCACCACTACCGGGGGAAGGTGGTGATCTGGTCCGGAAGGATCTTGAAGGTCGAAAACAAGCCCGGAGGCACCTGGCTGGAAATCCTGGAGCATCCGGCCGATTCGCGTGGAAAGCCCAAGGACCTGAACCAATCCCGGGGGCGTTTCCTGGCGGTGGATTCACGCTTTCTCGACGGAGCCCTTTTCGCACCTGGGCGGTTGGTCACTGTGGCCGGTGAAATCACCGGGTACGAAACCCGTCCCATGGGCGAGATCACCTACCGCTATCCTGTGCTCCGGGTGCTCGAAATCTACTTGTGGCCCGAAGAACGCTACTATTACTACGATCCATGGTACGACTATCCGCCCGTCTGGTGGCACTTCTACTATGGCCGCGACTGGTGA
- a CDS encoding methyltransferase: protein MEPSSVAALEDARAFTRSRVILTAGELDLFTFLGDNPSTAQEIADIFELDLRAATRLLDALVALELLRKHDSRYSPTPKGAPLSAHHPETVLPMVQHLLHLWDSWSHLTESVRRGVNPYRKPISESGTDNQKAFIRAMHVAGRDLSREIARSYDLSPFRKLLDVGGASGTYTIAFLRENPSMRAVIFDLESVLPLAEERLQQEGLRDRVELAAGDFYRDPLPRGCDLVLLSAIIHQNSPEENFELYRKVFEAMEPEGTILIRDHIMEQDRSRPPAGALFALNMLVNTAGGDTYTFREIKESLERAGFTKVRLARSGERMDGLVEARKPVDRAAA from the coding sequence ATGGAACCGAGTTCCGTCGCCGCCCTGGAAGATGCGCGTGCCTTCACGAGAAGCCGCGTGATCCTCACCGCCGGGGAGCTGGATCTTTTCACCTTTTTGGGGGACAACCCGTCCACCGCTCAGGAAATCGCCGATATCTTCGAGCTGGACCTGAGGGCCGCCACTCGTCTGTTGGACGCCCTGGTGGCGCTGGAACTGCTTCGAAAGCACGACAGCCGCTATTCACCGACCCCCAAGGGGGCGCCGCTTTCCGCGCACCACCCGGAAACGGTGCTTCCCATGGTTCAACACCTGCTGCATCTGTGGGACAGCTGGAGTCATCTCACGGAGAGCGTCCGGCGGGGAGTCAATCCCTACCGAAAGCCCATTTCGGAATCGGGAACGGACAATCAGAAGGCGTTCATCAGGGCCATGCACGTTGCGGGCCGGGACCTGTCGCGGGAAATCGCCCGAAGCTACGATCTTTCGCCCTTCAGGAAGCTGCTGGATGTGGGCGGCGCGTCTGGAACCTATACCATCGCTTTCCTGAGAGAAAACCCCTCGATGAGGGCGGTCATTTTCGACCTGGAGTCCGTCCTTCCACTAGCGGAGGAACGCCTGCAGCAGGAAGGATTGCGGGACCGGGTCGAGCTCGCCGCCGGTGACTTCTATCGTGACCCCCTGCCCCGCGGGTGCGACCTGGTCCTGCTTTCCGCCATCATTCATCAGAACAGCCCGGAAGAGAACTTCGAACTCTACCGCAAGGTTTTCGAGGCGATGGAACCCGAGGGCACGATTCTCATCCGCGACCACATCATGGAACAAGACCGATCGCGACCGCCTGCCGGAGCTCTTTTCGCCCTGAACATGCTGGTGAACACGGCGGGAGGCGACACGTACACCTTCAGGGAAATCAAGGAAAGCCTGGAACGCGCGGGGTTCACGAAGGTGCGGCTCGCCCGGAGCGGCGAGCGCATGGACGGACTGGTGGAAGCCCGCAAGCCCGTGGACAGAGCAGCGG